A portion of the Bacillus sp. es.034 genome contains these proteins:
- the fliH gene encoding flagellar assembly protein FliH has protein sequence MSRIIKSTVAQSIEDNRKIISLKRMKPMEDVSPEEDRLTGNASFRRDQIIEQASIEAERIIREANEEIRREEERLLLDKERWITEREQLMQEAYNAGFLQGEEEGRKKGYQEYENKLQEANEITQNNREQYECYIQRAEKVIIDLGIACAGKIMNQKLKDEPDLFLSIVERGLKEVRDLPHIQIHVHPSRHKLLAENKSDLEVMFPTDIQCFIYANDDLLPEECYIETNQGRVIVSVDSQLKELKMKLHHLLEGDVQ, from the coding sequence TTGTCTAGGATCATAAAGTCTACCGTAGCTCAATCTATTGAAGACAACAGGAAAATAATCTCTCTTAAGAGAATGAAGCCGATGGAAGACGTATCCCCAGAGGAAGATAGGTTAACAGGGAATGCCTCGTTTCGAAGGGATCAAATCATAGAGCAAGCGTCCATTGAAGCAGAACGAATCATCCGTGAAGCAAATGAGGAGATTCGTCGCGAAGAAGAACGGTTGTTACTTGATAAAGAAAGATGGATAACAGAACGGGAGCAGCTTATGCAAGAGGCATATAATGCCGGATTCCTGCAAGGAGAGGAAGAAGGCAGAAAGAAAGGCTACCAGGAATATGAGAACAAGCTGCAGGAAGCAAACGAGATCACACAGAACAACAGGGAACAGTATGAATGTTACATCCAAAGGGCAGAGAAAGTCATTATAGATCTTGGGATAGCTTGTGCCGGGAAAATCATGAATCAAAAATTGAAGGATGAACCGGATCTATTCCTTTCCATCGTGGAACGGGGGCTGAAGGAAGTGAGGGATCTGCCTCATATCCAGATACATGTGCATCCATCGAGACATAAACTCCTTGCTGAGAACAAATCTGATCTCGAAGTCATGTTCCCAACTGATATTCAATGTTTCATCTATGCCAACGATGATCTCCTCCCAGAGGAATGCTATATTGAAACGAATCAAGGACGGGTCATTGTCAGTGTGGATTCTCAATTGAAAGAATTGAAGATGAAGCTCCACCACCTTCTCGAAGGTGATGTGCAATGA
- the fliG gene encoding flagellar motor switch protein FliG: MVRREKGLTGKQKAAILLISLGPDVSASVYKHLSEEDIEKLTLEISGVKKVETEAKEDILEEFHQIAIAQDYISQGGIGYAKTVLEKALGSEQATAIINRLTSSLQVKPFDFARRADAAQILNFIQNEHPQTIALILSYLDPQQAGQILSELPQEVQADIARRIAVMDGTSPEVISEVEAILERKLSATVTQDYTQTGGVEAVVEVLNGVDRSTEKTILDALEIQDPELAEEIKKRMFVFEDIVTLDGRSIQRVIRDCDNEDLLLSLKVSSDEVKEVVFRNMSNRMVETLKEEMEFMGPVRLRDVEEAQSRIVAVIRRLEDSGEIIIARGGGDDIIV, translated from the coding sequence ATGGTTAGAAGAGAGAAAGGTTTAACAGGTAAACAAAAGGCGGCCATCCTCCTGATCTCTCTTGGTCCTGATGTATCAGCATCCGTTTACAAGCATTTGTCGGAAGAAGATATCGAAAAATTAACATTAGAGATTTCCGGAGTGAAGAAGGTAGAAACGGAAGCTAAGGAAGACATTTTAGAGGAATTTCATCAAATCGCAATTGCACAGGATTATATCTCACAGGGTGGGATCGGCTATGCGAAGACGGTCCTGGAGAAGGCTCTTGGATCTGAGCAGGCTACAGCGATCATTAATCGCCTGACCTCTTCATTACAGGTCAAACCCTTTGACTTTGCAAGAAGAGCGGATGCAGCTCAAATTCTTAACTTCATCCAAAATGAACATCCTCAAACGATTGCATTGATTCTATCTTATCTTGATCCTCAACAAGCAGGTCAGATACTTTCAGAGCTTCCACAGGAAGTCCAGGCAGATATCGCGAGGAGGATTGCGGTGATGGATGGAACCTCTCCTGAAGTGATCAGTGAGGTGGAAGCGATCCTTGAAAGGAAGCTTTCAGCGACCGTCACACAGGATTATACACAAACCGGCGGGGTGGAAGCGGTAGTGGAAGTGTTAAACGGGGTAGATCGTTCAACAGAGAAGACCATCCTGGATGCCTTGGAGATCCAAGATCCTGAATTAGCCGAAGAAATCAAGAAGAGAATGTTTGTGTTTGAAGATATTGTCACACTCGATGGCCGTTCCATCCAGCGTGTGATCAGGGATTGCGATAATGAAGATCTGCTTCTCTCACTTAAAGTGTCAAGTGATGAAGTGAAAGAAGTGGTATTCAGGAATATGTCAAACCGGATGGTTGAGACCCTTAAAGAAGAAATGGAATTCATGGGGCCTGTCCGATTACGGGATGTTGAAGAAGCACAGTCACGGATTGTAGCAGTCATAAGAAGGTTAGAGGATTCAGGTGAAATCATCATCGCCCGTGGTGGAGGAGACGATATCATTGTCTAG
- the fliF gene encoding flagellar basal-body MS-ring/collar protein FliF produces the protein MNESFKKYTEQIKTYWTSRTKKQKISMGAIFLIAVILISAVSYFSTRTTLEPLYSNLSPSETGTIKENLDGRGIPSEITDSGSTIMVPKEQVDTLKVELAAEGIPNSGSIDYSFFSQNAGFGMTDNEFNVMKLDAMQTELANLMKGIDGIQDAKVMINLPEKQIFLNDDVQNASASIVLDTKPGFTFDQKQIKSLYHLVSKSVPDLPTENIAIMNQYFEYFDLESQNNSTGSGNFAQQMNVKKEVERDIQRQVQNMLGTLIGFNKVVVSVTTDIDFTQENREENIVTPVDEENMEGIAVSAQRITETFSGEGAAPGGTPGAGDANEPTNSGVTYGSSSESNGDYERMEETINNEVNRIKKEIVESPYKIRDLGIQVMVEPPDPEKESSLPQNRVDDIRQVLSTIVRTSIDKEANPELTDDAIAEKVVVSVQPFNGKVDVASEEKPVLPWWTYVVGGILLVVILLLVFFLLRSRKKESIEEMEYEETREPVQIPDIEPKEETEGSIRRKQLEKMAKDKPEEFAKLLRTWLAED, from the coding sequence ATGAATGAATCGTTTAAGAAATATACAGAGCAAATAAAGACTTATTGGACAAGTAGAACAAAAAAACAAAAAATCAGCATGGGAGCCATCTTTCTGATTGCCGTCATCCTGATCAGTGCGGTTAGTTATTTTTCAACGAGGACGACTCTCGAACCCTTATATAGCAATTTGTCACCTTCTGAAACGGGAACCATCAAAGAGAATCTGGATGGCAGGGGGATCCCTTCAGAAATTACCGATAGTGGATCGACCATCATGGTCCCTAAAGAACAGGTGGATACTCTGAAAGTTGAATTGGCTGCAGAGGGGATACCTAACTCAGGGAGCATCGACTATTCTTTCTTCAGTCAAAATGCCGGATTCGGAATGACCGATAATGAGTTCAATGTCATGAAATTGGACGCCATGCAAACGGAATTAGCCAATTTGATGAAGGGTATTGACGGGATCCAGGATGCAAAAGTCATGATCAATCTTCCTGAGAAACAGATTTTCCTAAATGATGATGTGCAAAATGCATCTGCCTCCATTGTCCTGGATACGAAGCCGGGTTTTACATTTGATCAAAAGCAAATCAAATCACTTTATCATCTTGTTTCGAAAAGTGTTCCAGACCTTCCTACTGAGAATATCGCCATCATGAATCAATATTTTGAGTATTTTGATTTAGAATCTCAAAATAATTCCACGGGAAGCGGGAATTTTGCTCAGCAAATGAATGTTAAGAAAGAAGTTGAGCGTGATATTCAACGTCAGGTTCAAAACATGCTCGGTACGTTGATCGGCTTCAATAAGGTAGTGGTTTCCGTCACAACTGATATTGACTTTACCCAGGAAAACCGCGAAGAAAACATTGTGACTCCTGTAGATGAAGAAAATATGGAAGGAATCGCAGTCAGTGCTCAGCGGATTACAGAAACGTTCTCGGGTGAAGGTGCTGCTCCTGGAGGGACACCAGGGGCCGGGGATGCCAACGAGCCGACAAACAGCGGTGTTACATACGGCTCCAGTTCAGAATCGAATGGTGACTATGAACGCATGGAAGAAACGATTAATAATGAAGTCAACCGGATCAAAAAAGAGATTGTAGAAAGTCCTTACAAGATTAGGGACCTAGGGATACAGGTCATGGTGGAACCGCCTGATCCCGAAAAAGAATCGTCCTTACCACAGAATAGGGTCGATGATATACGTCAAGTATTATCCACGATCGTACGCACGTCCATTGATAAGGAAGCGAACCCTGAACTCACGGATGACGCGATTGCAGAAAAGGTCGTCGTCTCGGTTCAGCCGTTCAATGGGAAAGTGGATGTTGCATCTGAAGAGAAGCCTGTCCTACCTTGGTGGACATATGTTGTGGGAGGCATTCTCCTTGTAGTGATTCTTCTTTTAGTATTTTTCTTATTACGGTCAAGGAAGAAAGAGTCGATAGAAGAAATGGAATATGAAGAAACAAGAGAGCCGGTCCAGATTCCGGATATTGAACCTAAAGAAGAGACAGAAGGTTCGATTCGCCGTAAGCAGCTGGAAAAAATGGCTAAAGATAAACCGGAAGAATTCGCGAAACTGTTACGCACCTGGTTAGCAGAGGATTAG
- the fliE gene encoding flagellar hook-basal body complex protein FliE, giving the protein MAIHNISSVTPAVISPSFTKKNSSPSDATEDFSQLLKKSIDEVNKMQVQSDQLTEKLVRGENVDLHQVMIASQKASITLQTTMEVRNKVVEAYQEIMRMPM; this is encoded by the coding sequence ATGGCCATACACAATATAAGTTCGGTAACTCCGGCTGTTATAAGTCCGTCATTTACTAAAAAAAATAGTTCTCCTTCAGATGCAACGGAAGACTTCAGTCAATTACTTAAAAAGTCCATCGACGAAGTCAATAAGATGCAAGTGCAGTCAGATCAATTAACGGAAAAACTTGTCCGGGGTGAAAACGTTGATCTCCATCAGGTGATGATCGCTTCACAAAAGGCAAGCATCACCCTGCAAACGACAATGGAAGTCCGTAACAAAGTAGTGGAAGCATATCAAGAGATAATGAGAATGCCAATGTAG
- the flgC gene encoding flagellar basal body rod protein FlgC yields the protein MGLFTGMNSTASALTAQRLRMDVISSNMANVDTTRGKMVNGEWQPYQRKSVVMAPKEEQFSSFLNQAMNTRGNHSIGSGVKVSRIEEDDETPFKMVYDPEHPDANNDGYVRLPNVDPLREMVDLISATRSYEANVTVFNANKAMLMKSLEIGK from the coding sequence ATGGGATTATTTACAGGTATGAACTCAACGGCTTCTGCATTAACCGCCCAGCGATTGAGGATGGACGTCATTTCGTCCAACATGGCCAATGTGGATACAACGAGAGGCAAAATGGTGAATGGTGAATGGCAGCCTTATCAACGGAAGTCTGTAGTGATGGCGCCAAAGGAAGAGCAGTTTTCTTCTTTTTTAAACCAGGCGATGAATACAAGGGGCAACCATTCAATTGGAAGTGGAGTGAAAGTTTCACGGATTGAAGAGGACGATGAAACACCATTTAAAATGGTATATGACCCTGAGCACCCCGATGCAAATAACGATGGTTATGTACGCCTGCCCAATGTAGATCCCCTGCGGGAGATGGTAGACCTCATTTCAGCTACACGGTCCTATGAAGCAAATGTGACAGTATTTAATGCAAATAAAGCAATGTTAATGAAGTCATTAGAAATCGGTAAATAA
- the flgB gene encoding flagellar basal body rod protein FlgB: MKLFSNTFSTLENGLDYASLNQKVISQNIANVDTPNYKAKKVEFKSLLDQSTQQLEAKRTNQRHFTFGSDSQHPAVKTKSSFQYNHNGNGVDLDQEMSEMATNQIYFNALSDRINGKFNSLQSVIRGGK; encoded by the coding sequence GTGAAACTTTTTTCCAACACCTTCTCAACACTCGAAAACGGGCTGGACTACGCCTCGTTAAATCAGAAAGTGATTTCTCAAAATATTGCGAATGTCGATACACCGAATTATAAAGCGAAAAAAGTAGAGTTTAAATCGTTATTGGATCAATCCACTCAACAATTGGAGGCGAAAAGAACGAATCAACGTCACTTTACCTTTGGATCGGATAGTCAACATCCAGCCGTAAAGACGAAATCTTCTTTTCAATACAATCATAATGGAAATGGTGTGGATCTGGATCAGGAAATGTCAGAGATGGCAACCAATCAAATTTATTTTAATGCCCTGTCAGACCGGATAAATGGGAAGTTTAACAGTCTGCAATCAGTCATAAGGGGTGGCAAGTAA
- the codY gene encoding GTP-sensing pleiotropic transcriptional regulator CodY, whose translation MNLLSKTRTINAMLQKAAGKPVNFKEMSETLSQVIEANVFVVSRRGKLLGYAINQQIENERMKQMLADRQFPEEYTQNLFNVQETSPNLDVNSEYTAFPVENREFFKNGLTTIVPIIGGGERLGTLILARLEASFEDDDLILAEYGATVVGMEILREKAEEIEVEARSKAVVQMAISSLSYSELEAIEHIFEELNGNEGLLVASKIADRVGITRSVIVNALRKLESAGVIESRSLGMKGTYIKVLNNKFLVELDKLRTN comes from the coding sequence ATGAATTTATTAAGTAAAACAAGAACGATCAATGCCATGCTGCAAAAAGCAGCTGGGAAACCGGTGAACTTCAAAGAAATGTCAGAAACATTAAGTCAGGTGATTGAGGCGAATGTGTTCGTAGTTAGCCGTCGTGGAAAACTACTTGGCTATGCCATCAATCAACAAATCGAAAATGAACGGATGAAGCAAATGCTTGCTGACCGTCAATTTCCTGAAGAGTATACTCAAAATTTATTTAATGTACAAGAAACATCTCCCAACCTGGATGTAAATAGCGAATACACCGCTTTCCCTGTTGAAAATAGAGAGTTCTTCAAAAATGGTTTAACGACCATCGTCCCGATCATCGGTGGGGGGGAAAGATTAGGAACATTAATCCTTGCTCGTCTTGAAGCAAGCTTTGAAGATGATGATCTAATTCTCGCTGAATATGGAGCAACTGTAGTAGGGATGGAGATCCTTCGTGAAAAAGCCGAAGAAATCGAAGTGGAAGCTAGAAGCAAGGCTGTCGTCCAAATGGCAATCAGCTCCCTTTCATACAGTGAGTTAGAAGCCATTGAACACATCTTTGAAGAATTAAATGGAAATGAAGGACTTCTGGTTGCTTCTAAAATTGCCGATAGAGTCGGAATTACCCGCTCCGTGATCGTCAACGCCCTTCGCAAGCTTGAAAGTGCAGGCGTGATCGAATCCCGTTCCCTGGGAATGAAAGGTACTTACATCAAGGTATTGAATAATAAATTCTTGGTGGAATTAGATAAATTGCGTACAAACTAA
- the hslU gene encoding HslU--HslV peptidase ATPase subunit, producing MKSTDHLTPRQIVERLDQYIVGQKDAKRAVAVALRNRYRRSLLSDVLKDEVIPKNILMMGPTGVGKTEIARRIAKLVRAPFVKVEATKFTEVGYVGRDVESMVRDLVETSVRLVKEEKMVGVRERAAENASHRLVELVVPSKKKSSSYKNPFEMIFGGNGAQGTSEEEEEKQEEISLQEQRRRMKKRLEDGELEEEFITIEVEEQQASMFDMLQGSGMEQMGMNMQDALSNFMPKKKKKRKLKVKEARVVLTNEEAQKLIDMDEVTQEAIIRAEQSGIIFIDEIDKIASKSSGQSSADVSREGVQRDILPVVEGSTVVTKYGSVKTDHVLFIAAGAFHMSKPSDLIPELQGRFPIRVELQKLSTDDFVRILVEPDNAIIKQYIALMETEGIQIEFSDDAIRRLAEIAYDVNQNTDNIGARRLHTIMEKLLEDLSFEAPDITLETVKITPQYVDDKIGAISKDKDLSQFIL from the coding sequence ATGAAGAGTACTGATCACTTAACCCCGAGGCAAATAGTTGAACGATTGGATCAATACATTGTAGGCCAAAAGGACGCCAAGAGAGCGGTTGCCGTAGCGCTGAGAAATCGTTATAGACGGAGCCTTCTGTCCGATGTATTGAAAGATGAAGTGATTCCAAAGAATATCCTGATGATGGGGCCGACGGGTGTCGGTAAAACGGAAATAGCCAGAAGGATCGCAAAATTGGTCCGTGCCCCATTTGTAAAAGTGGAGGCAACCAAGTTTACGGAAGTGGGTTATGTTGGACGTGATGTTGAATCGATGGTCAGAGATCTGGTTGAGACATCCGTCCGTCTGGTGAAAGAGGAGAAAATGGTCGGTGTCCGGGAAAGAGCAGCTGAAAATGCAAGTCACCGTCTGGTAGAGCTTGTGGTGCCGTCCAAAAAGAAATCATCTTCTTACAAAAACCCATTCGAAATGATCTTCGGCGGCAACGGGGCACAAGGTACATCTGAAGAAGAGGAAGAAAAGCAGGAAGAAATTTCACTCCAAGAGCAAAGAAGAAGAATGAAAAAAAGACTTGAAGATGGTGAATTGGAAGAGGAATTCATCACAATTGAAGTCGAGGAGCAGCAAGCATCCATGTTTGATATGCTTCAAGGCTCAGGGATGGAACAAATGGGGATGAATATGCAGGATGCCCTCAGTAATTTCATGCCGAAGAAAAAGAAAAAGCGTAAATTGAAGGTGAAAGAAGCAAGAGTGGTACTGACGAATGAGGAAGCTCAAAAGCTGATTGACATGGATGAAGTGACCCAGGAGGCAATCATCCGTGCCGAGCAATCCGGGATTATCTTCATCGATGAAATCGATAAGATTGCCAGCAAGAGCTCAGGGCAATCTTCTGCTGATGTATCCAGGGAAGGCGTTCAACGTGATATCCTCCCTGTGGTGGAGGGATCGACCGTTGTAACCAAATATGGTTCGGTGAAGACAGATCATGTCCTATTCATTGCAGCCGGTGCCTTCCACATGAGTAAACCTTCTGACCTTATCCCTGAATTGCAGGGACGTTTCCCGATCAGGGTGGAACTTCAGAAGTTGTCTACAGACGACTTCGTTCGGATCCTTGTTGAGCCGGATAATGCCATCATTAAACAATATATCGCTTTAATGGAAACAGAAGGTATACAAATTGAATTTTCTGACGATGCTATTCGTAGACTCGCTGAAATCGCTTATGATGTGAATCAAAATACCGATAATATCGGGGCCAGAAGACTTCATACGATCATGGAAAAACTACTTGAAGACCTATCCTTTGAAGCGCCTGATATCACCCTGGAGACGGTAAAGATCACACCGCAATATGTGGATGATAAAATTGGCGCCATTTCAAAAGATAAAGATCTGAGTCAGTTCATTCTTTAA
- the hslV gene encoding ATP-dependent protease subunit HslV produces the protein MEQFHATTIFAVQHNGKCAMSGDGQVTFGNSVVMKHTAKKVRKLFNGKVLAGFAGSVADAFTLSEMFEGKLQEFNGNLPRAAVELAKQWRSDKVLRKLEAMLIVMDESHLLLISGTGEVIEPDDGILAIGSGGNYALSAGRALKQYAGDHLTAKEIARSSLQIAADICVYTNNQIIVEEL, from the coding sequence ATGGAACAATTCCACGCAACCACAATATTTGCCGTACAGCATAATGGCAAGTGTGCGATGTCCGGTGACGGGCAGGTAACATTCGGTAATTCAGTTGTCATGAAGCATACAGCAAAAAAAGTACGAAAGCTTTTTAATGGAAAAGTATTGGCTGGATTCGCGGGATCTGTTGCCGATGCGTTTACTTTGTCTGAAATGTTTGAAGGAAAGCTTCAGGAGTTCAACGGAAACCTTCCAAGAGCTGCAGTCGAGCTCGCGAAACAATGGAGGAGCGATAAAGTACTGAGAAAGCTTGAAGCGATGCTGATTGTCATGGATGAAAGCCACCTTCTGTTAATTTCAGGGACAGGTGAAGTAATTGAACCGGATGATGGAATTCTGGCCATCGGTTCCGGTGGGAATTACGCATTATCTGCCGGCAGGGCATTAAAGCAGTATGCCGGAGACCACTTGACTGCAAAGGAAATTGCCCGTTCTTCCCTTCAAATCGCTGCCGATATATGTGTATATACGAATAACCAAATTATCGTTGAAGAGCTTTAA
- the xerC gene encoding tyrosine recombinase XerC codes for MNKQLDEQLHSFTEYLQIEKHYSVHTFEQYRHDIEEFYVFMKEQGLRSLKDVEYSDARLFLTKLHDHGLKRSSVSRKVSSIRSFYRYLNREKQLLDNPFSFVNLPKKEQRLPSFFYEEEIQALLDACKGDTPLEMRNLAIFELLYATGIRVSECTNIQLDDVDLGMSTLLVKGKGKKERYVPFGSFAHDALEQYILHSRPKLAKDVSHTQLLVNHRGGALTQRGIRLILNKIIEKASLTGKIHPHMLRHTFATHLLNNGADLRTVQELLGHAQLSSTQLYTHVSKDQLRKTYLAHHPRA; via the coding sequence ATGAATAAGCAATTAGATGAACAATTACATTCCTTTACTGAATATTTACAAATAGAAAAACATTATTCTGTTCATACATTTGAACAATATCGTCATGATATCGAAGAGTTTTACGTATTTATGAAAGAACAAGGTTTACGTTCATTAAAAGATGTCGAGTATTCTGATGCACGACTTTTTTTAACTAAGCTGCATGATCACGGTTTAAAGAGGTCTTCCGTCTCAAGGAAGGTTTCGAGCATCAGAAGCTTTTACCGTTATTTAAATCGGGAAAAGCAACTACTCGATAACCCCTTTTCGTTTGTTAATCTTCCGAAGAAGGAACAGCGATTGCCGTCCTTTTTTTATGAGGAGGAAATACAGGCATTGCTGGATGCTTGTAAAGGGGACACCCCATTAGAAATGCGTAACCTGGCCATATTCGAACTTCTTTATGCGACGGGGATCCGTGTAAGTGAGTGTACGAATATACAGTTGGATGATGTGGACCTTGGGATGTCGACGCTCCTGGTCAAAGGAAAAGGGAAAAAAGAAAGGTATGTCCCATTTGGGAGCTTTGCCCATGATGCCTTAGAACAATACATATTACATTCCCGACCGAAGCTTGCGAAGGATGTTTCCCATACTCAATTGCTGGTCAACCATCGTGGTGGAGCATTAACCCAAAGAGGCATCCGTCTCATCTTAAATAAGATTATCGAGAAAGCATCCTTGACGGGGAAGATACACCCCCATATGCTGCGTCACACGTTTGCAACCCATTTATTGAATAATGGCGCCGATTTAAGGACGGTTCAGGAACTTCTTGGACACGCTCAGCTTTCATCCACACAGCTGTATACCCATGTATCCAAGGATCAGTTACGAAAAACGTATTTAGCACATCACCCACGTGCTTAG
- the trmFO gene encoding FADH(2)-oxidizing methylenetetrahydrofolate--tRNA-(uracil(54)-C(5))-methyltransferase TrmFO, which translates to MSVNVIGAGLAGSEAAWQIAKRGIKVNLFEMRPIIKTPAHHTDKFAELVCSNSLRANTLTNAVGVLKEEMRRLDSVIMSAADACSVPAGGALAVDRHEFAALVTNKVKNHPNVTVFNEEVTELPEGITIVATGPLTSEGLSNQIKRLTGEEHLYFYDAAAPIIEKDSIDMDKVYLKSRYDKGEAAYLNCPMTEGEFNRFYEALTSAETVPLKEFEKEVFFEGCMPIEVMASRGKKTMLFGPLKPVGLEDPKTGKRPYAVVQLRQDDAAGTLYNIVGFQTHLKWGPQKEVLQLIPGLENADIVRYGVMHRNTFINSPNVLKDTYQLKNHENLFFAGQMTGVEGYVESAASGLIAGINAAKLAVEEEPVVFPYETAMGSMARYITTANKHNFQPMNANFGLFPELPKKVKGKKERNEQHANRALETIQNFVKKV; encoded by the coding sequence ATGTCAGTAAATGTTATTGGAGCAGGGTTAGCGGGAAGTGAAGCGGCTTGGCAGATTGCGAAAAGGGGAATAAAGGTCAACCTTTTCGAAATGAGACCCATCATCAAAACCCCTGCCCACCATACAGATAAATTTGCAGAACTGGTGTGCAGTAATTCACTTAGAGCGAATACACTTACGAATGCAGTCGGTGTTTTAAAAGAAGAAATGAGACGTTTGGATTCAGTCATCATGTCAGCAGCGGATGCCTGCTCTGTACCAGCCGGAGGCGCACTCGCCGTCGATCGTCACGAATTTGCAGCACTTGTTACAAACAAAGTGAAGAACCACCCGAATGTGACCGTGTTTAATGAGGAAGTAACGGAGCTTCCTGAGGGGATCACCATCGTTGCCACCGGGCCACTGACGAGTGAAGGTCTTTCAAATCAAATCAAACGACTGACAGGGGAAGAACATTTATACTTCTATGACGCGGCTGCCCCGATCATAGAGAAGGACTCCATCGATATGGACAAAGTATATTTAAAGTCCAGGTATGACAAAGGGGAAGCCGCATATTTGAATTGCCCCATGACCGAGGGTGAGTTCAATCGATTCTATGAAGCCCTTACCTCTGCTGAGACGGTTCCGTTGAAAGAATTTGAGAAAGAAGTTTTCTTTGAAGGATGCATGCCCATCGAGGTAATGGCTTCCCGCGGGAAAAAGACGATGTTATTTGGCCCCCTTAAGCCGGTCGGACTTGAAGATCCTAAAACAGGTAAACGTCCATATGCTGTTGTACAATTAAGACAGGATGATGCCGCGGGTACCCTTTACAATATTGTGGGATTCCAGACCCATTTAAAGTGGGGACCTCAGAAAGAGGTTCTTCAATTGATCCCTGGACTGGAGAATGCCGATATTGTACGGTACGGCGTCATGCACAGGAATACCTTCATCAATTCACCCAATGTCCTGAAGGATACGTATCAGTTGAAGAATCATGAGAACCTGTTTTTCGCCGGACAAATGACAGGTGTGGAAGGATATGTGGAATCTGCTGCAAGCGGATTGATTGCAGGTATCAATGCAGCCAAACTCGCTGTAGAAGAAGAACCCGTCGTGTTTCCATACGAAACGGCCATGGGAAGTATGGCAAGATATATCACTACAGCGAATAAACATAACTTTCAGCCGATGAATGCCAATTTCGGTCTTTTCCCGGAATTGCCAAAAAAGGTAAAAGGGAAGAAAGAACGCAATGAGCAGCATGCAAACCGGGCCTTGGAAACAATTCAGAACTTTGTGAAAAAAGTGTAA